The following proteins are co-located in the [Pasteurella] mairii genome:
- the plpD_1 gene encoding outer membrane lipoprotein PlpD encodes MKLSHLLLSAMAATTLAACGNLSKVTDEGTSDNLVWPKIDEAQYNHDGSQFGSWPNWDNVRMVERGMNKDQIYYLLGRPHFAEGLYGVREWDYAFNYREDGVHKICQYKILFDKNMNAQNFYWYPNGCNGNSTFNINADFLFDFDKDTLTVEGADVVDNVANQLKTSGAKSVKVAGYTDRLGSVEYNLDLSQRRAERVKARLLQQGVEADILTIGYGKAQQVKACDGESGQALRDCLRPNRRVEISASGTVLKQFKSGENKAGKTGPAPLYQK; translated from the coding sequence ATGAAATTATCGCATCTTTTATTATCTGCTATGGCAGCAACGACACTTGCCGCCTGTGGAAACTTAAGTAAAGTTACAGACGAAGGGACATCAGACAATTTGGTCTGGCCAAAAATCGACGAAGCGCAATATAACCATGATGGTAGCCAATTTGGTTCATGGCCAAATTGGGATAACGTGCGCATGGTTGAACGCGGTATGAATAAAGATCAAATTTATTATTTATTGGGTCGTCCGCATTTTGCTGAAGGTTTATATGGCGTGCGTGAATGGGATTACGCGTTTAACTACCGTGAAGATGGTGTACATAAAATTTGTCAATATAAAATCTTATTTGATAAAAATATGAATGCACAAAATTTTTATTGGTATCCAAACGGTTGTAACGGTAACTCGACATTCAATATAAATGCTGATTTTTTATTTGATTTCGATAAAGATACTTTAACGGTTGAAGGTGCGGATGTAGTTGATAATGTAGCAAATCAATTAAAAACTTCTGGTGCGAAATCGGTTAAAGTTGCTGGTTATACCGACCGTTTAGGTTCTGTAGAATATAACTTGGATCTTTCTCAACGTCGTGCAGAACGCGTAAAAGCGCGTTTATTACAACAAGGTGTTGAGGCTGATATTTTAACTATCGGTTATGGTAAAGCGCAACAAGTGAAAGCTTGTGATGGCGAAAGTGGTCAAGCATTGCGTGATTGTTTACGTCCAAACCGTCGTGTGGAAATCAGCGCGTCAGGTACCGTATTAAAACAATTTAAAAGTGGTGAAAACAAAGCGGGAAAAACGGGACCGGCTCCACTTTATCAAAAATAA
- the trpG gene encoding anthranilate synthase component TrpG — protein sequence MATILFLDNFDSFTYNLVDQFRTLGHQVQIYRNDCDLEMLEQAALAQPNTLLALSPGPGTPAQAGNLLPLIQRLKGKIAILGICLGHQAIIEAFGGKVVHAGEVLHGKVSNIQHDEQAMFANLANPMPVARYHSLMGVDLPLEFIINAQYNNIIMAIRHRTLPICSFQFHPESILTVQGAQLLAQSIDWLLAKQA from the coding sequence ATGGCAACCATTTTATTTTTAGATAATTTTGACTCATTTACTTACAACTTAGTCGATCAATTTCGCACCCTCGGGCATCAAGTACAGATTTACCGTAATGACTGCGATTTGGAAATGTTGGAACAAGCCGCATTGGCACAACCTAATACCTTATTAGCCCTTTCGCCCGGACCGGGAACGCCGGCTCAAGCGGGTAATTTATTGCCTCTCATCCAACGTTTAAAAGGCAAAATCGCCATTTTAGGTATTTGCTTGGGTCATCAAGCCATTATCGAAGCCTTTGGCGGTAAAGTAGTACACGCCGGCGAAGTATTACACGGAAAAGTCTCCAATATTCAACATGATGAACAAGCCATGTTTGCCAATTTAGCCAATCCAATGCCCGTAGCGCGCTATCACTCGTTAATGGGTGTGGATTTACCACTGGAGTTTATTATCAATGCGCAATACAACAACATTATTATGGCAATTCGCCACCGCACGTTACCAATTTGTAGTTTCCAATTTCACCCCGAAAGTATTCTCACCGTACAAGGAGCGCAATTATTGGCGCAAAGTATTGATTGGTTATTAGCAAAACAAGCGTAA
- the azoR gene encoding FMN-dependent NADH-azoreductase, protein MSNVLVLKSSILAGNSQSNQLSDYLVSKLQGANVVVRDLAANPLPHFDGVAANALRGQPSTEQDKALLALSDELVAELKNADTVVINAPMYNFGIPTQLKSYIDFIARPRVTFQYSANGPEGLVKNTKAIVIASFGGMHQGQTTDLITGYLKTFLGFIGITDVQFVYAEGIGLGAEAIEKAQAKAKDQLDELAKNI, encoded by the coding sequence ATGAGTAATGTATTAGTATTAAAATCCAGTATTCTTGCAGGAAACTCACAAAGCAACCAACTTTCAGACTACCTTGTATCTAAATTACAAGGCGCAAATGTTGTTGTACGCGATCTTGCCGCTAACCCGCTTCCACATTTCGACGGTGTTGCTGCCAATGCACTACGCGGTCAACCAAGCACAGAACAAGACAAAGCGCTTTTAGCCTTATCTGACGAATTAGTGGCTGAATTGAAAAATGCGGATACCGTTGTTATCAATGCACCAATGTATAACTTCGGTATTCCTACTCAATTAAAAAGCTATATTGACTTTATCGCACGTCCACGCGTCACTTTCCAATATAGCGCCAATGGTCCAGAAGGCTTAGTAAAAAATACGAAAGCGATCGTTATCGCTTCATTCGGCGGTATGCACCAAGGTCAAACAACCGATTTAATTACCGGTTATTTAAAAACGTTCTTAGGTTTCATTGGCATTACTGATGTTCAATTCGTTTACGCAGAAGGTATCGGTCTTGGTGCGGAAGCCATTGAAAAAGCACAAGCAAAAGCGAAAGATCAACTTGACGAATTAGCAAAAAACATTTAA
- a CDS encoding IS200 transposase: MASKSNDDSSLSHTRWNSKYHIVFIPKYRRKAIYGKLRVDIGGILRQLCDYKNVEIIEAHAMKEHIHMLLKIPPKLAVSSFMGYLKGKSSLMIFERHGNLKYKYGNRHFWAKGYYVSTVGLNTKVVEEYIRNQEKEDMIQDNLSKKEYVDPFKG; the protein is encoded by the coding sequence ATGGCAAGTAAATCCAATGACGATTCAAGTCTATCACACACGAGATGGAACAGTAAGTATCATATTGTGTTTATTCCGAAATATCGAAGAAAGGCAATTTATGGGAAATTGCGAGTTGATATAGGAGGGATATTAAGGCAATTATGTGACTACAAAAATGTAGAAATCATAGAAGCTCATGCAATGAAAGAGCATATTCATATGCTATTAAAGATACCGCCGAAATTGGCAGTGTCGAGTTTTATGGGATATCTTAAAGGTAAATCTTCATTGATGATATTTGAACGACATGGGAATTTAAAATACAAATACGGAAATAGGCACTTTTGGGCGAAAGGCTACTATGTGAGTACGGTAGGCTTAAACACAAAAGTAGTGGAAGAATACATCAGGAATCAAGAAAAAGAAGATATGATTCAGGATAATTTATCGAAGAAAGAATATGTAGACCCCTTTAAGGGGTAA
- the sohB gene encoding protease SohB encodes MWSDLLVGYGLFILEMLTLILVVAAVVLASISLKRRNAAQSGELVIKNLSQEYENNRKKLADFYLSEEEIKQQEKVQKKEEKSKAKAEKMKRKKGENVGSDRKPHLYVLDFKGDISASETTALREEISAIIAVAKAEDEVLLRLESPGGVVHGYGLAASQLARLKTHQIKLTIAVDKVAASGGYMMACVADKIIAAPFAIIGSVGVVAQIPNVHRLLKKHDIDVDVMTAGEYKRTMTVLGENTEKGKEKFRQELEETHQLFKQFVAQNRPHLDMEKIATGEHWFGQQALALNLVDELQTSDDVILGAIKDKLVLSVKYMTKKSLLQKLGKQAEESADNVLLSWLKRNQRILL; translated from the coding sequence ATGTGGTCTGATTTGTTAGTAGGATACGGATTGTTTATTTTGGAAATGTTAACTCTGATTTTGGTGGTTGCGGCGGTTGTATTGGCGAGTATTAGCCTTAAGCGTCGTAATGCAGCGCAGAGTGGTGAATTAGTTATCAAGAATTTATCGCAGGAATATGAAAATAATCGCAAAAAATTAGCCGATTTTTATTTATCGGAAGAGGAAATAAAGCAGCAAGAAAAAGTACAGAAAAAAGAAGAAAAGAGCAAAGCAAAAGCGGAAAAGATGAAACGGAAAAAAGGCGAAAATGTTGGCTCCGACCGTAAACCGCATCTTTATGTGTTAGATTTTAAAGGCGATATTTCGGCGTCAGAGACGACCGCGCTTCGCGAAGAAATCAGCGCGATTATTGCAGTAGCAAAAGCGGAAGATGAAGTATTGTTGCGTTTGGAAAGCCCCGGTGGTGTGGTGCATGGTTACGGTTTGGCGGCATCTCAATTGGCTCGCTTAAAAACGCATCAAATTAAATTGACGATTGCGGTGGATAAAGTCGCAGCGAGCGGGGGCTATATGATGGCGTGTGTGGCAGATAAAATTATTGCTGCCCCTTTTGCTATTATTGGTTCCGTTGGGGTGGTTGCGCAAATTCCAAATGTACATCGTTTGTTGAAAAAGCATGATATTGATGTGGATGTGATGACGGCGGGGGAATATAAACGCACAATGACGGTGTTGGGTGAAAATACGGAAAAAGGAAAAGAAAAATTCCGACAAGAGTTGGAGGAAACCCATCAATTATTTAAACAATTTGTGGCGCAAAATCGACCGCACTTGGATATGGAAAAAATTGCTACCGGCGAACATTGGTTTGGGCAACAGGCGTTAGCGTTAAATTTGGTGGATGAGTTGCAAACCAGTGATGATGTCATTTTGGGTGCAATCAAGGATAAATTAGTGCTTTCGGTAAAATATATGACAAAAAAATCATTATTACAAAAATTGGGAAAACAAGCAGAAGAAAGTGCGGATAATGTATTGTTGAGTTGGTTAAAAAGAAATCAACGAATTTTATTGTAA
- the trpD gene encoding anthranilate phosphoribosyltransferase: protein MQTEHIINRVFDRQPLTHAESAVLFGDIIQGKLSNEQLSGVLIALKMRGETPEEISGAVSALLDAAQPFPTPDYAFADIVGTGGDGANTINISTASALVGAACGIKVAKHGNRSVSSKTGASDLLTSLGINITMAPAQARKALDEVNFCFLFAPHYHPGFKHAVPVRQALKTRTIFNILGPLINPAHAKRQFLGVYSIPLLKTYAETIAQLNHEHTIVVHGSGLDEIAVHGSTEVAEIRGKNIEYYRLTPQDFGFKEQPLESLRGGEPAENAKILTAILQGKGKEAHNQAVAMNTAMLLTLFGHDNLKENSERALDVLRSGNAFDLLQKFTQY, encoded by the coding sequence ATGCAAACTGAACACATCATCAATCGCGTTTTTGACAGACAACCACTTACCCACGCAGAAAGTGCGGTCTTATTTGGCGATATTATTCAAGGAAAATTATCCAACGAACAACTGTCCGGCGTATTAATTGCGCTAAAAATGCGCGGTGAAACACCGGAAGAAATTAGCGGTGCGGTCTCCGCATTATTAGATGCAGCGCAACCTTTCCCGACGCCAGATTACGCTTTTGCCGATATTGTTGGAACTGGTGGCGACGGCGCCAATACGATTAATATTTCTACCGCCTCCGCCCTTGTCGGTGCAGCTTGCGGGATCAAAGTAGCAAAACATGGCAACCGCAGCGTTTCCAGCAAAACTGGCGCCAGTGATTTATTAACCAGCTTAGGAATCAACATCACCATGGCTCCCGCCCAAGCGCGCAAAGCCTTAGATGAAGTCAATTTCTGTTTTCTATTCGCACCACATTACCACCCGGGATTTAAACATGCGGTACCCGTGCGACAAGCCCTTAAAACGCGTACCATTTTTAATATCTTAGGTCCGTTAATCAACCCAGCACATGCAAAACGCCAATTTCTCGGCGTTTACTCCATCCCATTATTAAAAACCTACGCAGAAACTATTGCGCAATTAAATCATGAACATACCATTGTAGTACATGGCTCCGGTTTAGATGAAATTGCTGTCCATGGTAGTACCGAAGTGGCAGAAATTCGCGGTAAAAATATCGAATATTATCGCCTCACGCCGCAAGACTTCGGTTTTAAAGAACAACCATTGGAAAGTTTACGCGGTGGCGAACCGGCAGAAAATGCCAAAATTTTGACCGCAATTTTGCAAGGCAAAGGCAAAGAGGCACATAATCAAGCGGTCGCCATGAATACCGCTATGCTGCTAACATTATTCGGTCATGATAACTTAAAAGAAAATTCAGAACGCGCCTTGGACGTGCTTCGTTCTGGCAACGCATTTGATTTATTACAAAAATTTACGCAGTATTAG
- the trpE gene encoding anthranilate synthase component TrpE, with amino-acid sequence MSSPFIRTESQSVPYHNDPTAIFATICQAQKNTLLLESAEIHSKNSLKSLLLINAALKISCLTQTVTFDALTANGAAILPLIQEQLRAISQLTKRTENQLVVEFSAPQQNLDEDSKLQAATIFDGLRCITALYQHSSTPVFLGGLFAYDLVTNFIPMAHIELKQDGLNCPDYVFYLAENLLIIDHQAQQSTLQTFCFNASTQTELTQSAVKIGEKLQKIEPHLPIKAASTDVSTNLEDDKFKDIIRALKHHINLGDVFQIVPSRRFSLACPNTLATYRQLKHNNPSPYMFFMQDEEFTLFGASPESALKYSAASRQLEIYPIAGSRPRGFDKQGNIDPDLDARLELELRLDKKELAEHLMLVDLARNDVARVCQSGTRQVKELMQIDRYSHIMHLVSRVVGTLRPELDALHAYQACMNMGTLTGAPKIKAMQLIYQFEQQKRHSYGGAVGYLGSDGNFDTCIVIRSAFVQNGIAHIQAGCGEVLDSDPQMEADETRHKARAVINAIIQTNQQAQS; translated from the coding sequence ATGTCGTCCCCTTTTATCCGAACAGAATCGCAGTCCGTCCCGTACCACAATGACCCGACAGCCATTTTTGCGACTATTTGCCAAGCGCAAAAAAATACATTATTACTGGAATCAGCAGAGATCCACAGCAAAAACAGCTTAAAAAGTTTATTGCTCATCAATGCGGCACTCAAAATCTCTTGCTTGACGCAAACGGTCACCTTTGACGCCTTAACTGCCAATGGCGCCGCCATATTGCCACTTATTCAAGAACAATTGCGTGCCATTAGCCAATTAACTAAACGGACAGAAAATCAACTCGTGGTTGAATTCTCTGCTCCACAACAAAATCTTGATGAAGACAGCAAATTACAAGCAGCAACCATTTTTGATGGATTACGCTGCATCACCGCATTATACCAACATAGCAGCACGCCCGTTTTCCTCGGCGGATTATTTGCCTATGATTTAGTTACCAATTTTATCCCAATGGCACATATTGAATTAAAACAAGACGGTTTAAACTGCCCTGATTATGTGTTTTATTTAGCGGAAAACTTATTAATTATCGATCACCAAGCCCAACAATCCACACTGCAAACCTTCTGTTTTAACGCAAGCACACAAACCGAATTAACCCAAAGTGCGGTTAAAATTGGCGAAAAATTACAAAAAATTGAACCGCACTTACCGATTAAAGCCGCCTCCACCGACGTCAGCACCAATCTTGAAGACGACAAATTCAAAGACATTATTCGCGCCTTAAAGCACCATATTAACCTTGGTGATGTTTTCCAAATTGTTCCATCTCGGCGTTTTTCCTTAGCTTGCCCAAATACCTTGGCAACCTATCGTCAACTCAAACATAACAACCCAAGCCCTTATATGTTCTTTATGCAAGATGAGGAATTCACCTTATTCGGTGCGTCGCCAGAAAGTGCATTAAAATACTCTGCCGCAAGCCGACAACTGGAAATTTACCCGATTGCCGGTTCACGCCCACGCGGTTTTGACAAACAAGGCAATATCGATCCTGATTTAGATGCTCGTCTTGAACTTGAATTACGCTTGGACAAAAAAGAATTAGCCGAACATTTAATGCTCGTGGACTTAGCGCGCAACGATGTCGCTCGCGTCTGCCAAAGCGGTACCCGCCAAGTCAAAGAATTAATGCAAATTGATCGCTACTCCCACATTATGCACCTCGTTTCCCGCGTTGTCGGCACCTTGCGTCCTGAACTAGACGCGTTACACGCCTACCAAGCCTGCATGAACATGGGAACCTTAACCGGCGCGCCAAAAATTAAAGCCATGCAATTGATTTATCAATTTGAACAACAAAAACGCCACAGCTATGGCGGTGCGGTCGGTTATTTAGGCTCCGACGGAAATTTTGATACTTGTATCGTGATCCGTTCCGCTTTTGTGCAAAATGGCATAGCGCATATTCAAGCCGGCTGTGGCGAAGTTTTGGACTCTGACCCGCAAATGGAAGCAGATGAAACTCGCCACAAAGCCCGCGCGGTCATCAACGCCATTATTCAAACCAACCAGCAAGCTCAGTCGTAA